A single region of the Kwoniella botswanensis chromosome 1, complete sequence genome encodes:
- a CDS encoding ATP-dependent RNA helicase ded1, translating to MTTAPVNGLNGLEAKFNSGMKLNPERPAYVPPHMRNRGPPAPQFNNGPAPAGPGYHQSPTGLPTPATTPPQSRVSYAPPAARGGAFPPAGAPRSEDGGWGAPRRGPAEPRSFGGGAPGFGSWKNGEHVLGARNPRLEKELFGEAGDGVHQSTGINFDKYADIPVEATGTGVPEPVTEFTNPPIDPVLLENIQYARYTTPTPVQKYSLPIVAGGRDLMACAQTGSGKTGGFLFPILSAMFTYGPIAPPPDNSYGGGYNNRRKAYPTALVLAPTRELVSQIHDEARKFAYRSWARPAVVYGGADIGQQIRALDRGCDLLSATPGRLVDLIERGKISLANVKYLVLDEADRMLDMGFEPQIRQIVEGEDMPGVMDRQTLMFSATFPKEIQMLARSFLKDYIFLSVGRVGSTSENITQRIEYVDDADKRSLLLDLLLAEQSGGLILVFVETKRMADSLCDFLQNQRHNATSIHGDRTQREREAALHAFRTGRAPILVATAVAARGLDIPNVTHVILYDLPTDVAEYTHRIGRTGRAGNTGTSTAFFNRQNLNISRELIDLLKEANQVVPQWLIDVSSERSFGGFGGRGGRGRGGGGGGRMGGRDVRQGGGGFGGGAPRGGNSYGGGGGYGGGYGGYGGGGGGFPPAAASGGASWW from the exons ATGACAACTGCTCCTGTTAACGGTTTGAATGGCCTCGAAGCTAAGTTCAACA GCGGCATGAAGCTCAACCCCGAGCGACCCGCTTACGTCCCACCTCACATGAGAAACAGAGGACCTCCCGCCCCTCAATTCAACAATGGTCCTGCTCCCGCTGGTCCAGGCTACCACCAATCCCCTACCGGATTACCCACTCCCGCCACTACCCCTCCTCAATCGAGAGTATCGTACGCTCCTCCCGCCGCTAGAGGTGGCGCCTTCCCTCCTGCCGGTGCACCAAGATCCGAAGATGGCGGATGGGGCGCACCAAGAAGAGGCCCAGCCGAACCTCGATCTTTCGGCGGTGGTGCTCCAGGTTTCggaagttggaagaatgGTGAACACGTCCTTGGTGCTAGAAACCCAAGATTAGAGAAAGAACTCTTCGGTGAAGCTGGTGATGGTGTCCACCAA TCTACTGGTATCAATTTCGACAAATACGCCGATATCCCCGTTGAGGCTACTGGTACTGGAGTCCCTGAACCCGTCACCGAATTCACCAACCCCCCCATCGACCCTGTACTTCTCGAGAACATCCAATACGCTCGATACACCACCCCCACTCCTGTTCAGAAATACTCTCTCCCCATCGTTGCTGGTGGAAGAGACTTGATGGCTTGTGCCCAAACCGGTTCAGGAAAGACTGGTGGTTTCCTTTTCCCCATCCTCTCAGCCATGTTCACCTACGGTCCCAtcgctcctcctcctgaCAACAGCTACGGAGGTGGATACAACAACCGAAGAAAGGCCTACCCAACTGCCCTTGTTCTTGCTCCTACCCGAGAATTGGTATCTCAAATCCACGACGAAGCTAGGAAATTCGCTTACCGATCATGGGCTCGACCTGCCGTTGTCTACGGTGGTGCCGACATTGGCCAACAAATCCGAGCTCTCGACCGAGGCTGTGATCTCCTCTCAGCCACTCCCGGTCGACTTGTCGACTTGATTGAGCGAGGTAAAATCTCGCTTGCCAACGTCAAGTACCTCGTCCtcgatgaagctgatcgaatGCTCGATATGGGTTTCGAACCTCAAATCAGACAAAttgtcgaaggtgaagacaTGCCTGGAGTCATGGACAGACAAACTCTCATGTTCTCTGCCACTTTCCCCAAAGAAATCCAAATGCTTGCTCGATCTTTCCTCAAAGACTACATTTTCCTTTCCGTCGGTCGAGTCGGTTCCACCTCTGAGAACATCACTCAACGAATCGAATACGTTGACGATGCCGACAAACGATCATTGCTTCTCGACTTGTTGCTTGCTGAGCAATCTGGAggtttgatcttggtcttcgTAGAGACTAAGAGAATGGCCGACAGTCTATGTGACTTCCTGCAAAATCAACGACACAACGCCACTTCCATCCACGGTGATCGAACTCAACGAGAACGAGAAGCTGCTCTTCACGCTTTCAGAACCGGTCGGGCTCCTATCCTCGTTGCTACTGCTGTCGCTGCTCGAGGTTTGGATATCCCTAACGTCACCCACGTCATCCTTTATGACCTTCCTACTGACGTTGCCGAATACACTCACCGAATCGGTCGAACTGGTCGAGCTGGTAACACTGGTACTTCCACTGCCTTCTTCAACAGACAAAACTTGAACATCTCCCGAGAACTCATCGATCTCCTTAAGGAAGCCAACCAAGTCGTTCCTCAATGGCTTATCGATGTCAGCTCCGAAAGGTCCTTCGGTGGATTTGGCGGACGAGGTGGACGAGGACgaggcggtggtggtggtggaagaatgggtggaagagatgtaagacaaggtggtggtggattcgGTGGTGGTGCCCCTCGAGGTGGTAACAGCtacggaggtggtggtggttaCGGAGGTGGTTATGGAGGTTAcggcggtggtggtggtggtttcCCACCCGCTGCTGCCTCTGGAGGTGCCAGTTGGTGGTAA